One part of the Equus caballus isolate H_3958 breed thoroughbred chromosome 30, TB-T2T, whole genome shotgun sequence genome encodes these proteins:
- the TNNI1 gene encoding troponin I, slow skeletal muscle encodes MLAKAKECWEQEHEEREAEKARYLAERIPTLQTRGLSLSALQDLCRELHAKVEVVDEERYDIEAKCLHNTREIKDLKLKVLDLRGKFKRPPLRRVRVSADAMLRALLGSKHKVSMDLRANLKSVKKEDTEKERPVEVGDWRKNVEAMSGMEGRKKMFDAAKSPTTQ; translated from the exons ATGCTGGCCAAGGCCAAGGAGTGCTGGGAGCAGGAGCACGAGGAGCGGGAGGCCGAGAAGGCCCGCTACCTGGCCGAGCGCATCCCCACGCTGCAGACCCGCGGCCTGTCCCTCAGCGCCCTGCAG GACCTGTGCCGGGAGCTGCACGCCAAGGTGGAGGTGGTGGATGAGGAGAGATACGACATCGAGGCCAAATGCCTCCACAACACCAGGGAG ATTAAGGACCTGAAGCTGAAGGTGCTGGACCTCCGCGGGAAATTCAAGCGCCCGCCGCTGCGCCGGGTCCGCGTCTCGGCTGACGCCATGCTCCGGGCCCTGCTGGGCTCCAAGCACAAGGTGTCCATGGACCTCCGGGCCAACCTGAAGTCGGTGAAGAAAGAGGACACGGAGAAG GAGCGGCCCGTGGAGGTGGGCGACTGGAGGAAGAACGTGGAGGCCATGTCTGGGATGGAAGGCCGGAAGAAGATGTTTGACGCCGCCAAGTCTCCCACCACGCAGTAG